GAATTTCCTATTTAACATTTAAAACAACACAAGTCATTATTGAACTTCGCGACAACAGTATAAAGGAAATAAAGATCGGTGATTTCTTGAAATTTTTATTATTCTTTCCGACGATCTCTTCTGGACCAATTGACCGTTTTAGGAGATTTCAACAAGATTGTCAAAAAAAGCTAACAGTTATTGAATACAGGGAGTATTTTCAAATTGGTTTTCATAAAATTTTTATTGGTTTTCTCTATAAATATATAATTGGTTATTTAATTAACGTTCATATTCTTGAAACACAGTTTGCATTAGGGCATACATTTGTCTCAAATCTAACGTATATGTATGCATATAGTCTGTACTTATTTTTTGATTTTGCTGGTTATAGTGCATTTGCAATCGGCGTTAGTTATTTAGTAGGGATTAAAACACCTGAAAACTTTAATATGCCATTCATTAGTCGGAATATAAAAGACTTTTGGAATCGCTGGCATATGAGCTTATCATTTTGGTTCCGTGACTATGTATATATGAGAATGGTATTCTTACTGACTAAGAAAAAAATGATTAAAAATAGAAGAAATATTTCTTATATCAGTTACACTACTTTATTT
This genomic interval from Gottfriedia acidiceleris contains the following:
- the dltB gene encoding D-alanyl-lipoteichoic acid biosynthesis protein DltB, translating into MIPYSSFTFFGILFVLLIPAVILGFLGRRSTTYTTFLSFVFLLVVFSSSKIQTFYLVAYIIWVVSLIKGYSVYRKNANHSTVYYVSVFLSILPLLIVKVSPIYESTTLVGFLGISYLTFKTTQVIIELRDNSIKEIKIGDFLKFLLFFPTISSGPIDRFRRFQQDCQKKLTVIEYREYFQIGFHKIFIGFLYKYIIGYLINVHILETQFALGHTFVSNLTYMYAYSLYLFFDFAGYSAFAIGVSYLVGIKTPENFNMPFISRNIKDFWNRWHMSLSFWFRDYVYMRMVFLLTKKKMIKNRRNISYISYTTLFLLMGAWHGIQINYLLYGIYQAILMCSFDWFEQFNKKKKIWKNTKLTHVLAVIITFHFICFGFLIFSGHLVN